In Aricia agestis chromosome 21, ilAriAges1.1, whole genome shotgun sequence, the sequence ctatgaaatacctaatttacgcggaacgtctagtattgtatatagaatttaaaaatgtatattactttgacattttttttttaatatattttttatcggtcgaaagtacccaaatttgaggtttttcgaacctttaaaaattcatatctttaaaaatattaactttatcgtaaaaagtcataggatcttttttattggtatttcaatgaagaatataaaaaaaaatgttcggttgaaaaataacaattccttgcaatttaaacaatgtttgtttaaacaatatggcaccgggttgcgccctggcaacatgcatttatatcatcaggagggcaatttgaagaggatcgcataaaaaattgaggtggaatagttttcggtactccgccgactcgtcctagtctatacgcatacaatataacgcgacgtaatttcggcatggtgtgccATCGGTAATTTTAAAATAGGCCTGTACCTACATTGCAGGCGttatcatgccgaacttcggctgcGTTTTTTCGGCTACGTATATTTAGACAGTAGTTATTTCAAACTCAGCTGACAAATCATAACAAACATAGACTTGATattacccgaccaaatgacgcaggTCCGCCATTTGCATCATACCTACATGTTTCAGATACATAAATGGTGTGCTGGAATATGCCAGAAACAATATTGACGTCATCAACTTACTGCGGCTGAAAGATGAACTGACTAGAGTTAGGAACATACCGGACTTAGTCGCTAAAGTGGAGCCTAAAAGTAAGTCAAGATtaactaaaaataaagaaaaaactcgcctatagtaataaaaattaatttgaaattttgatACTCTCGCTAAAATTCGAGAACCGCTAaaacgatttggctaattttagtcttaaaatgttcgtggaagtccagggaaggtttatactaggagggaagtgatacgaagttcaccgggacatctagtgctattaataagtaatagttAAGTACTACAATTTGTGTAGAAACGAATCTGAGAGAGTTACGTTTTTTTTACGTCGCACATAGCGCCTCTGTCGGCGAAAATCAGTAACCAACCTGTAAGTTACTGACTTTGGCCACCAGAGGCGATGCGTTGGTCTTGTTTTcctgaataatataattaaataacgtGATTTACGTTTCTCTTTGGAAAATGACAAGAATTCACACTCGGTACCCTGAACAAAGCTAAAACTTCTTTTAAACTTCTTACTTATTTTTTGACAACATAACTAGttttgatgttttatttgaatacttCACGCTAGATTTTTATCTGTCAAGTGTCTCATTCTCATGTAATTTCCAGTTCAGGTGGTAGACCGGCACATACAGACGGAAACGCACCCACGAGCCACGCACATCGACAAGGACTATTCCTGGGACATGTGGGAATGGAAGCGGCGCGCTTGTCAGTGGGTGAGTGAtaaacaagtgataatattttagggcttTAGATTGTGTATGTGTCCATTACataatagagttcactgtgaaagtagctgctgAAAGAGCTACTTTTTTGACGCTagggtgcttgcccatacaaatcacaaaaaaattgctctttcagcgctgctactttcacaatcaACTCCATATCATAAGGGCCTTCTCCCACTGCAAattttaggctggtataaatactaaatagttagatgcgacccggtctcaagacgcggttcggctctgtgattggtccaaatttgacagccaaccaatcacagagcctgaaccgtgtcttgagaccgagatcttgagtactgactatttataccagctgtagtagcgatgcagtcgcgcgacTATGAAGCGCACGACTGCATCACTACTAACGCGAGTCAGTCGCATTTGCAACTCCATACACAACACACATGACACAGCtagcgactgcatcgcgactgtATTGATGCAAATATGCGACAGTATCGCCACTGCATCACTAGAAAAAGTCGCAATGGGCGCACGGCCTAAGGGATACACAcaaaacctaaagtattatcactttgttttgtaacaccTTGTAGACTTAGCGTGTGTTCCAAAGTATTGCCCAGTATACTGGTCATGACGTCATTTATCCGACGCTATATTGTACTGGGGTACCACCATATTATTGTAACTACTATACTGGTGAGACAAGTGCGACGATGTTATATTttgaaatccatacttccatattaatattataaaatatgcagaaatgtgtatgtctgtctgctaTACCCAGGCCAAAATAGTGAACTGTCGGACCCGCGCCACCCAAACGCACCACAGTCACCACCGCCGCGAAGCACCCTGTCAGACCACGGAGCCCAGGGCGCGGGCGGTGCAGACGACGGTAGAGGCCGCTGTCAATACTGATGGCTGCGGGAGAGTGGGGTATCCGTTGTGGAGTGTGGGTGACAAAGGTGAGAGAGTTGAGTTTTCATATTACGCTATGTACTAATTAGCAATAACACGAGATTTTTGTGGTGTCAACGCCGGTTtaagcactaccagcgccctgggcaaGATTTCTTCGATGCCCATGGTGCTTAGagctaaaaaaaaaacctgcgcCGCGCCTTTTAttcggcgccctgggcggtcgcgtGGACCCTGCCGTAACGCCGCTACTGGGTGGTGTCAAGGATAAATAGGCGCAATACCTACCTACATTTTGGGGAGAGTTCACCTCCCTGTGAAGTGTGCAACGCGCATTCTATCTTTCTCGCGCCTGTGTCGAATTGTGATGAGGTAAAGATTTCGCAGCCAAGTTCTGTGCATACCTACCTAAGATTTTATTTTGCGTGAGTTATGGTACAAGGCTAGccgcattttttttaaatgaaacaagggagcaaacgggtcacctgatggaaagcaacttccgtcgcccatggacactcgcagcatcagaagagctgcaggtgcgttgccggccttttaagagggaatagggtaataggggagggtagggaggggaaatgtgtaggggattgggcctccggtaaactcactcactcggcgaaacacagcgcaagcgctgtttcacgccggttttctgtgagcccgtggtatttctccgtacgagccgacccattcgtgccgaagcatggctctcccacgtgcacgttttccgtattcggaaatccgaaaGCGTGGAATCtgtagaaaatatattaaactagaggacgcccgcaactccgttgcgccaaaatttgtttatcgcgccgaaaccgtacactttttcgggataaaactatcctatgtcctttcccgggactcaaggtatatccatgccaaatttcagcaaaatcggttcagcggtttaagcgtgaagaggtaacagacagacagacggacagacagacagacggacagacacactttcgcatttataatattagtatggaagtaatgGGCGCCATCCATTCGCCTGTTTCGAACGGAAGGTATTCCGCgcgtacgtttcaagtgcaagccggcgcgttcgcgcgtgatataaacgaacgtttgcgctagtctcacggaattccgaatacggaaaactaaTTCGGGAATCGCATACGGAAAAAGTGTGTATACGGCCGGCCTTAGATTAGaattctataatctatatattaatacgtgagccaaaaactttgtatcccttttgacgaaaaatggggaaacgtaggtgaattaaattttgcacagttatagtttatatggtgaaggagtgcatcgagctaatattattttgaaagtatgcttttatcatacatatttttaacaaataaaacattacacacactacagcacacacacatgagaaacgacatatttttgagtgacaagcctatacatacgaattatactcttttatttatggttgaagtctgttgacaacaaggtgacaaattgaaaatggattgtactttttttattgaattttagatactattagacaatgcttacacggccggTCTGAGATCACCTGAGTCTCATagaccataaacttataatgcatagaccaacaaagagtgcgagagagaagaaaatcctttatggaattataacaagatgaaaagagagaggcagtctaatgaaaattgtaacaacttttatttgacaggtcgtcaaaagtcgtcaatcgtttttatgccctttcggtatttgcaatttattatttaaatcgtatgttattttcaacaaatacaattatatataacaataataacttgtgctgtgagtgattgcagtgtaaatcataggaataatcctgaaaaatatacatttcacccgtaattaatcttcatgtcctaattgctacgatgtgtttatttttgctctattctgtctttagctctctatttcaaataaaatattgtgaatcctcccttttactttcatattttgcgtaactaaagttactattgttcttatattacacaaattttgaagatactttttcattaaaaatttttacatatacgctagtgcttgaatcaaatttatcgatatgcttatcgatattttacaataacataaaactaaaataaaaatcatttacctttatatttatcaccttaaaaaggacatattatcttattttaacgattatttttaagtaataattatcttttgacatacctagtataaaatcaaGGTTTCACAGATCAGTCACTTGAATCTAATACTCATTGAATGCAGCTTTCAATAATATGATAGACAGTACTCTGatagaataggtataactgcaacttatattatacttaataggactggtaccgacttcaaaattatgaagattgagaacagaaatactgaatacagaataaggattatttaatactttttagttcatttaagtataatattactattgtctttaccttcaaatcggttcacaaacggcgcggcggagtaatcgttgaacatacataaaaaatagccgaacgtctaacctcctccttaaagtcggttaaaaatgtttgtaataaaaattattagggagtgcctccgctgccggcgccgttttccgaactTTGCCGAAGTGACGCggtgtttgccgaataggctgccggcgcctattcagcaaacatcgcttgtcaaacagaatgatgatcaaaaacatcagacttgagctaaatgactatgaaaagtacaaataataaggtagtaataattgtaaggatgcataattatttgaaaccctcgatcggggattctcggaaatgctattgtattctattgttgtcgcgatcaccggtgctcgtatggggcttgaatcttggattgattaatggtggtgatgatgaagatgctgataaatgtgatctgcatagtagcatttaaagacaatatctttgcttctttaaacaacgctgaaactctctaacatgtataaggaatctgaagttctgttcagtaccttcggaagtataccacggagtttataagttataactgtagctgtggtgcaaaatcttactttttggtagctgaaaaaagaGAGCTAAGGAAAAAGTTAAAGCTAAGCtagaaaatgcatcacaaaacactaaaatatccacagctgaacaAATAGGTACCTAACCTTCACCTTTAAAAGtcgaatatacagggtgtaacaaaaataagtgataatactttaaggcatatgggcaagggtccgagcgtcacgagtttccccatacaaaagtgaaaaatttttttggtctttcagcgctgctactttcacagtgaactctctacaaggaacacatacacaccctaaggtataattataatttattttacaaatttgtgtatcggcactggaacctagcgctttacgcattatcaccggctcccattttgagtgccagcgctggcagtcgttgttttatatctaGGCTGCAATCAGTATATTTACCGTActtcccattactgatatttttgggagccgaTGCCGGCAACGGAGGcactcccaaaagtattattatattttatgatatgtatttaatttaagaataaaatataatatactatgtgtgttgtttactttcaatgcagcaatgtaagggctgatttaccagatagattttacctgagtaataaataagtaactttataatgtcttatgtgtatattatttacccctatatgaacctcatgtcataagtcataacatatccgacgaatgacgattgaaaaatcattccaaacgaaaatgtgtatctgctttccaatcgtcaccttttttgccaattaaaatttatgataacttatttgaaatacaaaatctgtcaaagttgcatattatttatttcttatagaaactcaggttaaataactcgaacggactaaaaaaatactatactatcgatagtaaaatatacatcattaGCACACgcacagatcaaaaatggtcacgcattttcagGTTggcaggtggtctatacgacagtttAATATAAGTTTATGTCATAgacaatagttaaaaaaaatatgatagtcaatatttttttacaaaataggtataggtagtagtcctaactcctaatgtcgttgaaactaaggtcgaatgtcgaccattgggcgatctctagtataaataattaatctaatattTCTTTTACGTTTCAGTCAAGCAGTTTGAAGTGTGTCCATGTACAGTCAGTATCGACAGCGAAATAGACAAAGCAGCATACGAAAttatcaagaaaataaacgagACATCAAATTAAACATCGTGATACCAAATGTACCAAGtcttttatttcatattatttgcaATACCTATTCATTGAAAGTGTAATAGTGAAATAGGCAGTAACTGTTTAGTAACCTGTGGTACTATAAGTAGGTATAGTAttatacatgggcgtaccgagggtgGGGCCAGggagggcagctgccccccctggatcatgttgacgtccctactaagtatattatctataaaaataaaaaattaagaaaacgaatttttgccatttgtttgctatacaatatttttcaactaaaaattataatttttttattctttataaacacctagcttataaaaatctgatttgccctccCCCCCTTGGATGGGGGGGGgggtgtataaaaatattatgcatttttttatataaaataagagggcaaatgagcaaacgggtcacctgatggaaagcaactaccgtcgcccatggacactcgcaacatcagaatagtTGCAAGTGTGTTGTCGATATTCTGCGCATATTCTAGTCCAAGGTTATCTCCTCAGCCTATTAAAAGTATCTCTGGCTTCCCTGATCATCCTCACGTCGTCAGCTCGTAGTTTCAGCTCGGCAGCCTCTTCACGGAGCGAGGCGAGTGTCGTCATCAGTGACGTAAGAGACTTCGGCAAGATGGCGTCGGGCACCGCGAGAACTGTCAGTTTGTTCTGGAacattcgaaattcgaatttgATTTTTTATAACATTGCAATGAGTTTAAGCATTATatgtttaacccatcaagccccataagctcaccggcaAGTGAGACACAATAGAACCGCTATCCCCACCGcggccgggactttatttgtggcccgcgtgatgtgaaacaattttgaaattcacgcccaccggcaaaataatgtaaagtctaCGTAATAGCCGTTAAATTTTTtgcacttttaaatcgttaattttgaagtaatgttattttttaaccctaaaaaatttttgttgcggcccacTACACCAAGactaaaacatgtttgtggcccgcatgaaaaaaaggttgcgGACCACTGCaacagaataacaatagatttccaagaatccacgaagGATTAAACAGGGCAGACTTTGTTGGCATTATCTATATACatgtaaaaaaactaagaaTACCTATGGGTGTGTCTTATACAGGAACCATACATATTTCAGGGATAAAAGTCCTTAAAGTATTTCcactctaaataaaaaaaaacgctaaTAAAGCATGAAGTGTACACAAAACAAATACAAGTATAAAGACAGCTAAAAACCTATAgacttttgcatattttattagtatggatttacatacagctcgacaaggctttataatatgaatgtgggtgacattgacgggagtgctgctggtaaaggagaactttcaaacacatgtcaaaaatgacgtttttgtatgatagaagcgtttagttccttttctcgccacgttcaaataaagccttgtcgaactgtagtaTGGATTTACATAcaactcgacaaggctttataatatgaaagtgggtgacattgacgggagcgctgctggtaaaggagaactgtcaaacacatgtcaaaaatgacgtttttgtatgatagaagcgtttagttccttttctcgccacgttcatttaaagtaaagccttgtcgaactgtaaaaCAAACCCTACCTGTGCTTTTTCACAGTTATCTTCATAAGACGCCAATTTTGTCTTCAGCTGTCTGATGTAATCCTGCACGTTATCAGGATTCGGGTCTTGTGATGCCAACGACTGCTTCGAGCATTTCAAATCGTCTTTCATTTCGtcaataaacttattatttctgTCAATCTTCATCTGTAACTCCTCATTCTTCTGTTTCAGTTTCAGTATCTCGTATTCTTCTTCTATTATTTCTGTCTGGTGTTTGGTTGAAAGTAGGTTTATGGAGATTGGGTCTAGCTGTTCGAGATCTAGTTCGAGTTGATTCTTGGCTACTTGTTGGAGTATGTGCTGACATTTATGCGGTAGAGCCTCTATTGATATGTTTAAATTGTTGAGTGTGTCTGTTGTTAATGTCGCTGAAATTAGAAAGTTTTTTATTAGTAtagccacagaatacatatcattgaagtgaaaacttctttagcggcgttgagcacttttgtgggatgggtaaaaacagTGAAACTCACGTCAGATGCTCGTGAtaatcgaaaaaccgtaagacggttgaaGAGTGTTGTAATgtcatcgaaatcgattaatcgaacaatcgattgtttttttttcgattgtcaatattttttaatcgggtttcgattaattaaaaaaatcgatttttcaaaaattgattttcatagaaaatgggttaaaaatttaatcgattgtaagggtttcgattaattaaaaaaatcgatttttaaatcaattttcataaaaaatgggttaaaaaaaattgtaagggtttcgatttattaataaaatcgattttttaaaatcgattttcataaaaagtaggttaaaaatttaatcgattgtaagcgtttcgattaattaaaaaaatcgattttttaaaaatcgattttcataaaaaatgggttaaaaaaaatgaaccacgttaataatcaagttttcacttctgccggcactcccggagtgcaacccgtctttttttaagTATAGCAGATGGAAATTCACATTGCAGCAGAAGAATATCAGACTCACTGAATGAGAATACTGAGCAATAGAATATggtggtatttttttaaaagcctatgctgtcccactgctgggcaaaggcctccctcAATGTCCTCCAGTTCTCTTGATTCAACAATGGTAATATACTTAGtcataatattctttttaattaaatattttttaatgaaaagatTGATAAAGAGGAAAATTACCacaatatatttgtattttgtgaTTATTATTGCTACtacttagtaaataaatatttgaaaaattgagttttcaaaaaaagaaaccacaagtttaaagaaatagggaataaaaatcaaaattaaagaaatttgatttttatttcatctaatattattaacaaattaaatacaaacatataacacaaaaattaatcAATATTTATCTTTGGAAAATTAACATAATTTTCAATGTGTTTTGCT encodes:
- the LOC121737750 gene encoding uncharacterized protein LOC121737750 isoform X1 — its product is MEDKVGMPGDTRGFDALVSRENLERKALSTLTTDTLNNLNISIEALPHKCQHILQQVAKNQLELDLEQLDPISINLLSTKHQTEIIEEEYEILKLKQKNEELQMKIDRNNKFIDEMKDDLKCSKQSLASQDPNPDNVQDYIRQLKTKLASYEDNCEKAQNKLTVLAVPDAILPKSLTSLMTTLASLREEAAELKLRADDVRMIREARDTFNRLRR